A segment of the Hallerella succinigenes genome:
GAACGGCATCGATTTGTTCGACGACTTTGGTGATGTCGGCTTCATGCAACAAATGGTAATTGGAAAGGATTCTTTCCAGTGGATAGAGTTCTAGAATTTCTGAAAATGCTTTGCCTGTTTTCCACTGACAATAAGCGATAACGGTTCCGCTCCAATATTCCGCCTGCGGGTAGAATGGTTCAGCGAGTGCTTTTTCAAGAATTGAATCGGTTAATAAATTTGGGAAAGCAATCAACGCAAGCTCGTAACCTGATTTTCCGCACAAATAGTCGGGATTCCCCATCTGAATCTGTTCTGGAATTTCGGAAGAGAGAAAACCTTTTTGTACCTGAGATGCAGATAAATTCAATTCGTTGAGAGAAATCTGAAAAAAGAATCCCAAGTTTTCTTGCACGGAAGCAAGATACATTTCGTCATAAGGCAAGATCATTCAACAGCTCCGGATTTCGAACGAGATCAATCATGTAAACAGCATCACTTGGCGAAACTTTTCGTAAGCCTTCTAGATAGGATTTGCGGGCTGCTGTATCGCGTTCTTTATATTTTGAATAGTACTTCTCTTTTGGTGAAAAAATTGTTTTCACAAAGGTGAGACGTTCAAAACTTTTTTTTGATTTCAAAACGGTTTGCAAACCAAGACTGCCAAGTTTCATTGACGAAGCGAGATTTTGCACTGGAATGATGTTTTCCAGGAAATCGCTTGCAAAAGAGAAATAAGAATCGTTAGCACGATAGCCACGAATGATGTCGTACTGTTGATAATCTAAATGGAAACGGTCTGTTAAGAATTGCAAGTTCTGTTTTCCGATGGGAGATTTTGGCGAAAAGACCCGGTTTTGCATCAAGATGGTGAGCCAATGGAGTAGATTAAACGGCTCCTGCGATAAATCCAAAACATCTAGTCCCTGAGTGTTCAGCTCATACTGGTTAGCATACCCGTCAGTATTCTTTTGACAAGCCCATTCCTTGGCGAGTTCTAGTGATTCCGTACAATAAAAACCCTGCCCATAATCGTTTCTCGGGTTGCCTTTGCCCCATTCAGGAGTTGGTATTTGTTTGTCGGAACCATGATATAGAATCATAGACAGAATATACTTTATTTAGTTGGTTGCATCAAGAAGCATTTATGGAGCACTCATAAATCAAAAATCCCGAGCAGTGAAGCTCGGAAAAAAAGGAGCTATCTGCCAAACCAGTAGCGGTGCATTTCTGCCACGAAGTCCCTATCCAGCGGGATTCCGGATGCGTCCGGAAGTACGGAATCGATGAAGCAGTCAGAGCAAATCTTCGATCTTTTTACAAGATCTTTGTTGTGGGAAGAAGCCTTGTGCGCGTCACGCAGTTTTTGAATATTTCTCATATTTTTTCCTTTATGTTGTTATTGAATCCATCCTATATGGATGAGATATTTTCGAAGAAAGCGATTGTACTCCTTGCGGAAATTCGCAAATGCGCGAGAATCGCTAGGGGTGCCTGGAATGATGAAAAATTTTGAGGACGTTAGATGCTGTAAAATAGGGTGCTTAGAATGACGAGAAAGTCTCCAGCAGCCGCTATTGAGCATCGCGTTGCACATTTCATTGATGCGTGAATCTTTTGATAAAGTTTGCATGAATTTTCTCCTTTTTTAGAAATTTGGATTTGATAAAGTCCTTGAGCCTTTACGGTCCAAGAACTTTTGAGTTATCCCGTAGAGGGATTCCCGCTGCGGCCACCGCCGGATTTGTTTCCGGTGCTGGAAGGCCATCCGGCCCTGTTCGGTGATGGGTGGTTGTCCGTTGTGCTTTGACATGGGTATTACCTCCTTTTCTTTCTTTGAAGGAAAAGGCTCTGCTCGATTCCGTAATGTCAATCAGCATATCAAGCTTGCAGCTTGATTTGTATCGAAGGCTTTCTGTCGTCTTCGTTTGTAGATGAAGAAACCTTAAAAGGGACTAGTTCTCACTTGCTTGCGAGAGCTCCTTGGCAGGGTTTCTCAGGACACTGAGATAAGAGCAAAATGCGCGCCAAAGTTTTGAAATGGCTAAATATGGCGAAAAACTGGCTTTGTGTAAGCGGAACTATATTTAGTAAGAAATATTTTTCACAAACAAGAAATATTTTTCTTGTTATACTGGGTTTTATGATTTGAAATAGAATGTTATTTCAAATTACTTTTAAAAGGCTCCCATTTTCCATGAAGTTTCATATCTTCGTCTTTGAAGAACCATTTTATGGTATTCCCGTTTCTGCTCCAACGACTGTGACAGTTCCGGCACTCGAATAAGAAGTTATTTTCGGTAGAGCCCTTCGCCCTAGTAGCGTCAGCTTTACAGCAGGGACATTTTTGGATGAGGCTTATTAGGGCGTTCCCGGTCTTGAGAATTTCTATGTCTTCATCGCGGTTTTTGCGATAGGTACTCAGGTCCCTTTTCTGGATTCTGTCAGTATGCTCTCTTTTATCAACCTGCTTCTTGAATTCATTGTCGTCGTAACAATCGAGCAGGTATTTACCGTCTAGCATATTGGGGACAAGTTCCTTTATAAATCTATTCTGGGGCACCTTGAACGGATACTGGCACATGAGCATTGCCCAAATCCACTGGAAAATAATCCTTTGGATTAGGAGTTTTGGGAAGATGGATTGCGGTGCTATGCCCAGTACCATATAGGCTTCGTTGTTTTTGAACATATCATGCAATATGGTAAAGTTGTCTTCGTCTTCGCTCAGGTAGGGGTTACATTGTGGATATACAAGGACCGATACATCGCCTGTATAGGGGTTAGACTCATTAAGGACGTTGTCGATATAGCAGCTTGTGGGTTTTGAGGTAACGAAAACAAAGCGCAGCTTTTTGCCGTTTGCTTCTAGTTCAAGGCTGTAGGGTGTTTCTCTATATTCCGGCTTGATATAGTTCCAGCAATCCCAATCCATGTTTATGGTTCTGAAATCTTCGATGCACCTCTTGACGAATTCTTTTTCGTTGTTCTGCAGCAGGACCTGTTCTTCTTTTTTTTCTGCTTTAGAAAGGACTTTGATTCGTGCGCGCTTGACCTCTTTCTGTATCTTGGGTAAGTACCGGTAATGTTGGTTGTTCATCAGGACGTTTGTCATGATGTCGTGATTGATGTCCACTTCGACGTTGGGAATGATTTTAAGGTTACTGAACAGTAACGTATTCCAAAAGGAGGAGATGACGCGCTGCAGGTATTTTAAGAAATCAATAGTCCGCTTCAGGAATTCCCTATTCTCCTTGACTTTCTCGATGCTGTATTCCTTGAGTAGGGAACTCAGTTCCGATTCCATAGATAAGTAATCTACATAGCTGACTTCTTGGTAATACAATTCTATTTCATAATAGGCGTTGTCGATATTCTTGAGTTTCTGCAATCGCTGGTTTATTAACGAAATCAGTATTTT
Coding sequences within it:
- a CDS encoding DUF3990 domain-containing protein; its protein translation is MILYHGSDKQIPTPEWGKGNPRNDYGQGFYCTESLELAKEWACQKNTDGYANQYELNTQGLDVLDLSQEPFNLLHWLTILMQNRVFSPKSPIGKQNLQFLTDRFHLDYQQYDIIRGYRANDSYFSFASDFLENIIPVQNLASSMKLGSLGLQTVLKSKKSFERLTFVKTIFSPKEKYYSKYKERDTAARKSYLEGLRKVSPSDAVYMIDLVRNPELLNDLAL